CAAAATGATCGTATTTATTCACTCATATTCACGTTgtaatatattgtacaaaaagACTGCTCTACAAAAATGTGACATCTCATCTTAATGCTACACATTGCGTATGTTTAACAATGAAACATTCACTGTTACATCACACTTACAACAAACTTTACATGCCTGTTTTTAATTCAGGAGCTGCTCACCGTGCTCTTTGGATGTTTTGCCGtctgtaacatttattttgtggttAAGATTGAAGGgtgtatttcttttattactttcatctttcagtgtttattgtatgatggagaaaaaaaaagctggaaaacattacaaaacTACCCAAATTTATGACAGGAACAACTGCCACCATGTCTCTGTCCCAGTCCACATGATTAGGTGCGTACAGCATCTGGCTTGAGGAACAGTCTGCTGTGCCAGTAGTCTGGGTTGTCAAATGATGTGTTGCTGCCAGGCTCCCCCATGCCAGCACACACCTTGATGTATCCCCCGATCCCTGCACACCTGCCACTGCCCGTCTCCTCAGAAACAACTCTCCCCTTCACTGGGAGGTTCTGGTAGTCTGCCTGCTCCCACCCATTGGGCACGACTCCAAGTCTGGTCATCTCCTCATACTCCTCCACCgtttctcctccagctgtgaGCACATCTGGCCCAGGCATGACCATACTGCTCACATTCCCCATAAGTGCGggttgtttatttgtgttgtggtgcttctcctcttcctcttcttccacgTGCTCCTTTTTCAACACCTCCACTATTTGGTCTGTTTCCTCTGACTCTGCTGCACTGTTTACAGACTTTTGACTCCCACGCCTCTCCCATGCTGGATCTCCCTCTCCCTCCGTAGAGTTGGACCGCCTGATATCCATGTATTCATACCTGCCTATTGCTTGAGCTTCCTCTCCTTGGTCATCAGCAGCTCTGATCCCACTATCAGAGTCCCCAGTGAGCTGATGTTTCTCTGCGGAGTCTCTTTGCTCTGCAACACCTCCTTCACACTCCTTCTCTTCTTGTTTGCTCCTTACAGCTGAGATTGGTGCCACAGTTTCCACATGTGCTGTGTCCTCTACAGGTAACAGAGGCGTGAAGGTTGGAGAGGGTAAAGGTGAGGTTTTACCACAAAGTGCCATTGAACAAAGGGCATCTGCTTGTGATAAGGTGCTGCTGGTTGAGCAATGAGGAGCACCAGACTCTTTGCTCATGATTTCATAATCCTGGGAGGGATTTATCACCACGAGAGACAGATTATTCTTGAGTCTTGAGCTTCTTCGACCAGAATGAGAGACTTTAGGGACTGAAGGAAAGAAGACCAAGAGAAGATGTGTCATTTATGCTAGAATTTACCAGTTGTTTCCGAAAgggaacaaaagcaaaagtcATTATGCTCCTATCCTAGCACTGATAACTTACCTCTCTCTGGAGTAACAGGTGATCCAGCCAGTACATAGCCATAATgatccacctcctcttcctctgccgtCCACACCTTATACGAAGATGGACTTGATGCTGTTGAGAGTTTCCTGTGCCGGCTGATGGAAATTCGAGGAGTTCCCCTCTCGGATCCAAACCTGGCCCTGTGAAGACTCCCGCTCCGTAAACCTTCCTCACGCAGCTCGGCCTCTCTGCCGCtcaccctgacctctgacctctcaggCAGCGTCCGCACCGAGCTCAGTCGAGACCTCTGAAGCCACAGCTGAGACAGAAAAGCAAAGATTCTGAATGATGCAACAGTTTTAAGACATAAATcctaatatttttaaatgagacCAGAGGAACCATCATTTTAATGTGAGATAATGGCCTACTGGCAGGTGCTGgatcataaaatatattttattggcaaagtttaataataatacgGATTAGAGTGAAGCTATTAGAGCTAAATATATCTACTTTTTCACGTGTGAAAGGCAAGCTTTAAATGGTGTTAGTCTTAGAGGGTGGGAAcgtgtttgtttgcatgcatttgtgtgaaCGTGTATGTCTGCATCACCTGGCGGATACTGTCCACGGGGCTGGGGGTCATTGGCAGGTATCCAATAGGTCCAGCCTGAGAAGTGCCGCTCTATCAATGAAGGAATAAAAAGTGTTATGTGCCGGGTACTAGAGCCCTAAAATATATCAGATCTGAGATGTATTTCATTACCCTGTAAGAATTAATCCGCGAACGAGACAAACTCCAAGATGGagagtgttggagaggaggagtAGCCAAACCATCTTCCAGTCCCTCCTCGTCTTGGTCTTCCAAATCTGCGTCCAGAAGACCTCGCTCTGATTCCCTTCGATGGATCTCTCCTGGGGACATTTCTGCTCCTTCCACCTACGGAATGATATTGATGCACAAGGTTTTAGATCTGCAAGCAGGGGACGTAGCTGTacaataaatgatgatgatgatagccTCACCTTGATGACTAGATATCTAGGTGGGTCTCTTGCCATGCGAGTAAAGTCACTGGCCAGCTCTTTGAAGGTCGGCCTTATATTCTCATCAATCATCCAGCCTGAAGAGAAGAAGTAAAACAATTCATATCacgtctttgtgtgtttgtgcacactgGTGTGACATCACTCACATTTAACCATGACCATGTAGACGTCTATGGTACAGATGTGGGGCTGTGACAGTCGTTCGCCCTTCTCCAGCAGACTTGGCACTTCCTGAGGCTGCACGGATGCATACGGCTCCGCCCCAAATGACATCATCTCCCAAACAGTCACCCCTGTCCAGGaagggagacagacagcagctttcAAGAGGACAGTTTATTTatagacacatactgtataatactGCACAGGAATACAAAGCCTCTTACCATAACTCCAAACATCACTTTGATGAGTGTATCTTCGAAACAAGATGCTTTCAAGTGCCATCCATTTTATGGGTGTCTGGATTAGGAGACAAATTGCAGATGAGCCATACAGATTCATTCCATTAATGGAAGAGACTGTGcaaaatgtgactgaaaattAAAGGCTTTTCTCGAACTGAATGAGTCATAACAACCTTGGTGTCAGTGTAGACGTATTTCTTGTCATCAGGATAAAGAAGGTCTGCTACACCGTAATCAGAGATCTGGACCTGGTAGTCGTTCTTCAGCAGGATGTTGCGGGCAGCCAGGTTTCTGTGGACCATGCAGTGCTCCTCCAGGTAGTACATaccctgagagacagacatacatacagtatatagccCATATATTCTCTGACAGCTTTTTCATAACAGTGTTTGCTTAAAGCTGCACTCACCTTAGCAATCTGCACACACCAGTTGAGCAGGCGCTGGGGGTCCAtgctgttcttgtgctgccTGATGTGCTCCAGTAAGGAGCCCTGTGAACTAAACTGGGTCACCAGTTGCAGACTGGGACCTGGACAAATTCCCAGCAGTCTAACGATGTAGGAATGATCCAGACTTCCCATGGACAGCATGTGCTACAGAGAGAGTAAGttgataaaactgttttttttttcaccgtcAGACAGTTTTATGATACTTTATGGTCTTATTTTTGTCATAAACTAAGTTATATTTCACATTAACTGTTTAAATTTCTCTCAAGAGTGTAAGAAGCTCTGATTCTCACATCGGTTATCTCAGTGAAGGTCTGTCGGCCTGAGCTGTCCTGGATGGTCTTAATGGCCACAGGGATCTtcactgtctctccctctggAGTCCAAAAGCCCTTAAACATAATTACATGTACAGTTGCAGTCACAGTTAACTGTCTGTGAGACTCTAAAATCTAAACCTTAAATCAGTGGATAATCAGTGTATTTCCAACCAATACCTTATTCACTGTGCCAAAAACTCCAGAGCCAAGAGTTTTGATCTTCTTCAGCTCTGATGATCTCAGGATGCGGGCATGAACCTTAGTACCTTTCTCTCCAGGACCCAGGGGCTCAAAGCTCTGTCCAAAAACAGGAATAATTCccatatgattttttttctttgaaatgcaTGTAGCAGTCAATTCAAACGCAGCTAATGGAAGCTCATGAGGTTGGACGGTCTCTAAAGTCTCACCTCTCCGCTCTCCAGGTACCTCCTCATGGCTCTCTTGCGGCGGATGGCCAGGCCTCGATGGTACAGCACACCGAGGAAAAACAACaccagacagaaaatgaagcagGCCGGGACACCTAAAGCTATGCCTGTTATCTGACCACTGCAGAGTGAAGTAGAGAGAGAtgtggacagaaacagagataagtaataagtaatagaGATATGACATCCTAATAAGACTTTGCTTTGCCAGAAACTGTAGTCCTGTGGCAACAGCAACAAGCAGATCTGATCAAAAACTGTGCTTCAGGGTCAACCAGTTGTTCCAGGCAGCAAAGTTTCTGACATTCATAAATATTTAGTCTCgcaaaagcaaataaaaaacctGTTGTGTCTAGTTTGAATGCGATGAAGAGCAATTAaacatctgtctttgtctcttgttccaattttttttttttgctcacaagCAAGAGCCTCCGTGTACGTCTGAGGAGGACGCACATAAACTGAACAGAGATGCTCTGAATCATTCTTTTTAATGTCCATGTGCAACAACAAGGTCAGAATACAGTCTGTGTTTACCAAAAGACTCTCTTCTCCTACTGTCTGCATGCTAGactgctctcctctcccccacGGATACAGCTGTCTTCAACTGGTAATGGTTGTCATGCAACTGGGCCtcttacagacacacagataagcTGAATCCTTCTCCAGGAATTTATCCTTATGCCAACATCATTAAAGTTTCACAACAGTATTTCTTATGTTTTACTTAATTTTGGCAGCTACAAGCATTTTATTCACAACAATTTCCACTATTTTCCATCCtgattcatccatccattatctgtaaccgcttatcctcatcagggtcacagtgcTGGAGCCTATCGCAGCTGACTTTGGACGATACACAACGTGATTTGCATAAGAACAAATCTAACAAGAAGTGTAGCATctgtttctgacatttcatttcattggaACAGCTTCTCAATAATGATTTCACAGGTTTAGAGAAGCACACTAGCTGCCATGTGAATTATAACACATGCAAAGTATAGAAAAGTTTTCTATAGTTTTACTTTTCTGTATAAAAAAGTATGAGGGAAACTCATGAGAATTAAAATAAGCACACTGTCATGGCCATGCCTCACTCTTGCTCTGCTCTCACTATACACCTGCCCATCATTAGCAACCAGTACACTTGTCTGCCATCCAGTCACCCCCCCTGCCTACAGGAGCTCTGGACAAACTGCCAGCCAGTTTACTTTTGCATCGAGTTAGTTAGTTCACCTGCCCATCTGTCTGAGACACACACCTGTTGTAGGATTATCTGCCTGCCCATTTCATTATCCACCAGGCCTGTCAGCCAGCTCTCATCCCTGCCAagcctccatctcctctttctgcctctccaAATCCAGCCACATCTCTCTATTTGAAATGGTAAATAGACTATACTTATATAGctgcattggctaccatgcaaagtgccaactaCTCATCAGAAAAGAGGGAGTTAATCACGTTCACATACACTCACAGCCCTCTggagcaatttgaggttcagtattttgcccaaggacacttggacatgcGGACTAGAGGAGgaaccgccgatcttctgattagtggatgacaCACTCTACCTCGTGAGTCACAGCCACCCACACCATATAAAATACCTGTTTTCACTTTACCTGCCTGTCCTGTGTCTGTATTTGACTTCAGCCTTactaaaatgtgacacacaggGCTGCAGAAACTGACTTTCTCATCCTTCTCTATGTGAGAAAATGACAGGTCTGGATGTGGAGTGTCTGCAGTTAaaggtgtgtaggatttagtgacacctagcaGTGTGCTATTTGCAATCTCTTAACATCACTCTTTTCCTAGCGTAAGGAAAGTATGGTGGAAAAATGAGACAGGCCCATGAGCCAGCTTGTCTGTGCTTAAACATTGTGGACTGAAAAACAGGTTCATTCcaaggtgacaaaaacataattagttAGTAATTACATAGTAATACACAATTGAGGGTAAAATTGGCACCACTATCCCATGTGGGTATCACATAGTACAGTGCAGTGTTTTATATTCACCAGCAGGGGGAAACACTCACCTACTAACTGCCAGTCTGGCTGCCTCTAAACAATCATTTAATCCCGGGCCTGAGCATctgaaacacataaacacattatcACCTTCAACATTTGTTGATTTAATTATCGTTGTACATGTACTATGGATGGATacacatgaaaatacacacatatacttgGAGTCCAGTCTCACCCCTGTGTGCAGTTGTGGTGACATGGTTCACAGTGACCCTCCCTGTTGGGGTATTTGAAGATCAGACCCCTTTGTCCATCATTCACTCCAGTGGGACAAGAGGACATGCAGTAAGGACCATCTCGAAGGTTGGCACACGCCACACACTTGTCTGTACCCTATGAGAGATCGAGAGGAAGGCAGAATAATGTGGGAGGAAttgagactgactgagaga
The sequence above is drawn from the Larimichthys crocea isolate SSNF chromosome XV, L_crocea_2.0, whole genome shotgun sequence genome and encodes:
- the erbb3b gene encoding receptor tyrosine-protein kinase erbB-3b; translation: MIQWRVILLCVTLLWRLRTASSQTHEVVCPGTQNGLSSTGSQEIQYNLTKDRYDGCEIIMGNLEITQIESNWDFSFLKTIREVTGYVLIAMNHFQEIPLGQLRVIRGNSLYERRFALSVFLNYPKDGSNGLRQLGLANLTEILEGGVQIINNKYLSYGPWIFWQDIIRDNSAPIDIQYNGERGPCHKSCRDYCWGPNKDQCQILTKTVCAPQCNGRCFGTRPRDCCHIECAAGCKGPLDVDCFACRHFNDSGACVPQCPQTLIYNKQTFQMETNPNAKYQYGSICVSQCPTHFVVDGSSCVSVCPPDKMEVEREGQRQCELCSGLCPKVCEGTGAEHRQTVDSSNIDSFINCTKIQGSLHFLVTGILGDDFKNIPPLDAKKLEVFRTVREITDILNIQSWPNELNDLSVFSSLATIQGRSLYKRFSLMVMRIPTLTSLGLRSLREISDGSVYISQNANLCYHHTVNWSQLFRGRRVRVNNLNNNRPLTECVAEGHVCDPLCSDSGCWGPGPDQCLSCRNYSRDGTCVGSCNFHTGAPREFARPDGECVACHPECKPQSGKASCTGLGTDKCVACANLRDGPYCMSSCPTGVNDGQRGLIFKYPNREGHCEPCHHNCTQGCSGPGLNDCLEAARLAVSSGQITGIALGVPACFIFCLVLFFLGVLYHRGLAIRRKRAMRRYLESGESFEPLGPGEKGTKVHARILRSSELKKIKTLGSGVFGTVNKGFWTPEGETVKIPVAIKTIQDSSGRQTFTEITDHMLSMGSLDHSYIVRLLGICPGPSLQLVTQFSSQGSLLEHIRQHKNSMDPQRLLNWCVQIAKGMYYLEEHCMVHRNLAARNILLKNDYQVQISDYGVADLLYPDDKKYVYTDTKTPIKWMALESILFRRYTHQSDVWSYGVTVWEMMSFGAEPYASVQPQEVPSLLEKGERLSQPHICTIDVYMVMVKCWMIDENIRPTFKELASDFTRMARDPPRYLVIKVEGAEMSPGEIHRRESERGLLDADLEDQDEEGLEDGLATPPLQHSPSWSLSRSRINSYRSGTSQAGPIGYLPMTPSPVDSIRQLWLQRSRLSSVRTLPERSEVRVSGREAELREEGLRSGSLHRARFGSERGTPRISISRHRKLSTASSPSSYKVWTAEEEEVDHYGYVLAGSPVTPERVPKVSHSGRRSSRLKNNLSLVVINPSQDYEIMSKESGAPHCSTSSTLSQADALCSMALCGKTSPLPSPTFTPLLPVEDTAHVETVAPISAVRSKQEEKECEGGVAEQRDSAEKHQLTGDSDSGIRAADDQGEEAQAIGRYEYMDIRRSNSTEGEGDPAWERRGSQKSVNSAAESEETDQIVEVLKKEHVEEEEEEKHHNTNKQPALMGNVSSMVMPGPDVLTAGGETVEEYEEMTRLGVVPNGWEQADYQNLPVKGRVVSEETGSGRCAGIGGYIKVCAGMGEPGSNTSFDNPDYWHSRLFLKPDAVRT